A single region of the Prochlorococcus marinus str. MIT 0917 genome encodes:
- the rplI gene encoding 50S ribosomal protein L9 produces the protein MPKRVQVVLNEDIKSLGNDGDLVEVAPGFARNFLLPNKKALPVTPTVLKQVEHRRAKQAEKEAAKKQEAIDFQTALTTIGRFTVKKQVGEDGVLFGTVTNGDVAEVIKEATKKDIDRRDISVPEIHGVGKYKVQIKLHNEVNAEINLEVTSY, from the coding sequence ATGCCTAAGCGAGTTCAAGTTGTTCTAAACGAAGACATAAAAAGTCTTGGCAATGATGGTGACCTTGTTGAGGTTGCTCCTGGCTTTGCCAGAAACTTTTTATTACCCAACAAAAAAGCATTACCGGTTACTCCAACTGTTTTAAAACAAGTTGAACACAGAAGAGCAAAACAAGCAGAAAAAGAGGCAGCTAAAAAACAAGAAGCTATTGATTTCCAAACAGCTCTAACAACAATTGGAAGATTTACGGTCAAAAAACAAGTAGGAGAAGACGGAGTCTTATTTGGAACAGTAACTAATGGAGATGTAGCAGAAGTGATAAAAGAAGCTACTAAAAAGGACATAGATCGTAGAGACATATCGGTTCCTGAGATACATGGTGTGGGGAAATATAAAGTGCAAATCAAACTTCACAACGAAGTAAATGCTGAGATAAACCTTGAAGTTACAAGTTACTAA